From Tiliqua scincoides isolate rTilSci1 chromosome 2, rTilSci1.hap2, whole genome shotgun sequence, the proteins below share one genomic window:
- the LOC136640436 gene encoding zinc finger protein ZFP2-like yields the protein MQKDHRNMASLGFSVPKSEVIHGGGPWIPEPISEQREILPDYSSGEELPDVIIKLEQDEEPCDPYYRGSKDCGMFQGVRSGSEETESLQAKPSRPCGGAEMAANHPGQSPISFVEVAVYFSSAEWALLDQHQRSLYEAVTMDNYENVTFVAASVSNQCGTKMPQACSSQQRDHSMEKPCPGQENGKSFKQSIIHRRTHSGEKPFKCHECGKSFRQSSILRIHQRNHTGEKPYTCQECGKSFIYSWFLLIHQRTHTGEKPYTCQECGKSFSKNEKLTNHRRIHTGEKPYTCQECGKSFIQSGQLTAHMRTHSEERPYTCQECGKSFRLSSTLRNHRIIHTGVKPFTCEECGKSFRLNSTLKGHQITHTGEKPFTCQECGKSFRQRSTLKVHQRTHTGEKPYTCQECGKGYISSSNLKIHHRKHMSTNPICAMSLERASVRGVNLPPTGEFVQERNPLHVSSVEEFHSEVSSYNAPEKFWEETQHMPGLWKGPHFQQQP from the exons ATGCAGAAGGATCACAGGAACATGGCCTCATTAG GCTTTTCTGTTCCCAAATCAGAAGTGATCCATGGAGGTGGTCCATGGATTCCAGAGCCCATTTCAGAACAGAGAGAGATCCTGCCAGATTACAGCTCAGGTGAAG AACTTCCCGACGTGATAATAAAGCTGGAACAGGATGAGGAACCATGTGATCCATACTACCGGGGGTCAAAGGATTGTGGGATGTTCCAAGGGGTCCGCTCAG GTAGTGAAGAAACAGAGTCCCTGCAAGCCAAGCCATCACGTCCTTGTGGAGGAGCAGAAATGGCTGCCAAtcatccaggccag AGCCCCATTTCATTTGTGGAGGTCGCTGTGTACttcagcagtgcagagtgggctctgctggatcaacACCAAAGAAGCCTGTATGAAGCTGTCACAATGGACAATTATGAGAATGTgacctttgtag CAGCATCGGTTTCAAACCAGTGTGGAACAAAGATGCCACAGGCTTGTTCTTCACAGCAAAGAGACCACTCAATGGAGAAACCCTGTCCAGGCCAGGAGAATGGAAAGAGCTTCAAACAGAGTATTATCCATCGAAGAACTCattcaggggagaaaccctttaagtgccatgagtgtggaaaaagcttcagacAAAGTAGTATACTTAGGATCCATCAGAGaaatcacacaggggagaaaccctatacgtgccaggagtgtggaaaaagtTTCATTTACAGCTGGTTCCTTTTAATCCACCAGAGAACtcatacaggagagaaaccctacacatgccaggagtgtggaaagagcttcagtaagaatGAGAAACTTACTAACCACcggagaattcacacaggggagaaaccctatacatgccaggagtgtggaaagagcttcattcagagtGGACAGCTAACAGCGCACATGAGAACTCATTCAGAAGAGAGACCCTACacatgccaggaatgtggaaagagcttccgtctAAGTAGTACACTTAGGAACCATCGGATAATCCACACAGGGGTCAAACCCTTCACATGtgaggagtgtggaaagagcttccgtctAAATAGTACCCTGAAGGGCCATCAgataacccacacaggggaaaaaccttttacatgccaagagtgtggaaagagcttcagacaaCGTAGTACACTTAAGgttcatcagagaacccacactggggagaaaccctacacgtgccaggagtgtggaaagggctaCATTTCCAGCAGCAACCTTAAAATCCATCACCGAAAACACATGAGCACAAACCCTATATGTGCCATGAgtttggaaagagcttcagtgagagggGTAAACTTACCTCCCACTGGAGAATTcgtacaggagagaaaccctctACACGTCAGCAGTGTGGAAGAGTTTCACTCAGAGGTGTCATCTTACAACGCACCAGAGAAATTCTGGGAAGAAACCCAGCACATGCCAGGATTGTGGAAAGGGCCACATTTCCAGCAGCAACCTTAA